GCAGCTTGCGCAGGGTGTCCAGGCCGGCCTGGGTGATGGGCGTCTGCCAGGTACGTTCGCCGCGACGCTCGGCGAACTGGTCGAGGATGCGCCGGCTTTCCACCAGGGCGCGCTTGTCGCACTGGCTGATGAGCAGGACGTTCACGCGCCGATCTCCTCGGCCACCGCCTTCAGGGTGTCGATCATGAAGTCCAGGGCCTCGCCGCGGGTCAGGCGCTCCAGGCAGGCCTGGCGGAACTCCTGTTCCTCGTCGCCGCGCACGGCGCTGACGAAGGCCTGGGGCAGGATGCTGGCGTCCTTGACCAGATCGGCCACATCGAACACCAGACCGCCGCGGCGGGTCTTGCCGTGCAGCACCGCCAGGCCATGGGGCAGGCCGAGCACCCAGGTGGCGCTGGCGGCCAGGCCGTAGGCCAGGTAGTTGCCATGGTCGAGGAAGCGATTGGCCGGGTCGCTGCCGGAGCCGTGCTTGGCGCGGGTGAAGTCGCCATAGCCGACGGCCCGTGCCGCCAGGGCATAAAGCTGCTTGCTCAGGCGGGCTTCCTCGGTGAGCAGGAAGGTGTTGTCGGGCGCTGCCTGGATGGCGTTGCGCGATGCGGCCAGGGCCGCTTCCAAGGCCGCCGGATCGATCTGGAAGCCGGCCTCCTGCAGGGCACGCTCCTGCAGCCAGCCCAGGCGAATCCGCTCCAGGCGCGCCAGTTGGAAGGCCTTGGCCGCGGCCAGCCGCTTGGCTTCGTCGAACCAGAAGCCG
The window above is part of the Pseudomonas oryzihabitans genome. Proteins encoded here:
- the cas1f gene encoding type I-F CRISPR-associated endonuclease Cas1f, translating into MDDFSPSDLKSILHSKRANLYYLQHCRVLVNGGRVEYVTEAGQQSLYWNIPIANTTTLLLGTGTSITQAAMRELARAGVLVGFCGGGGTPLYSANEMDVEVAWFSPQSEYRPTEYLQRWVGFWFDEAKRLAAAKAFQLARLERIRLGWLQERALQEAGFQIDPAALEAALAASRNAIQAAPDNTFLLTEEARLSKQLYALAARAVGYGDFTRAKHGSGSDPANRFLDHGNYLAYGLAASATWVLGLPHGLAVLHGKTRRGGLVFDVADLVKDASILPQAFVSAVRGDEEQEFRQACLERLTRGEALDFMIDTLKAVAEEIGA